One genomic window of Ruminococcus gauvreauii includes the following:
- a CDS encoding GIY-YIG nuclease family protein, translated as MSDKKGVIYILTNPSFPDYVKIGYADDIEKRLKQLNRSECIPFAFRVYATYEVNSRLSDLKLHSIIDKLNPDLRSIDDFNGQKRVREFYAMKPEEAYAILEAMAEIHDCKEKLSLIMPNATEAEEEKIAQEIDTESHEKAENFSFEKCQIGVGEQIEYYDDPNIKCTVVSDRKVEYQGQEMSLTAAAKLISGKKYSIAGPRFFKYKGEWLNDIRLRMGF; from the coding sequence ATGAGTGATAAAAAAGGTGTAATATACATTTTGACAAACCCTTCTTTTCCGGATTATGTGAAAATAGGATATGCAGACGATATAGAGAAACGGTTGAAACAATTAAATCGAAGTGAATGCATTCCGTTTGCATTTAGGGTATATGCAACATATGAAGTGAATTCCAGACTATCGGATCTGAAATTGCATTCGATTATCGATAAGTTAAATCCAGACTTGCGCTCAATAGATGATTTTAATGGGCAGAAGCGGGTTCGGGAATTTTATGCTATGAAACCGGAAGAGGCATATGCAATATTAGAAGCGATGGCGGAAATTCATGATTGTAAAGAAAAATTGAGTTTGATTATGCCGAATGCAACAGAGGCTGAAGAGGAAAAAATAGCACAGGAAATAGATACCGAAAGCCATGAAAAAGCAGAGAATTTTTCTTTTGAAAAATGCCAGATTGGAGTGGGGGAGCAAATAGAATACTATGATGATCCGAACATAAAATGTACGGTTGTTAGTGATAGAAAAGTAGAATATCAGGGACAAGAGATGTCGTTAACAGCTGCTGCAAAATTGATATCAGGAAAGAAATATTCTATTGCAGGACCAAGGTTTTTTAAATATAAAGGCGAATGGCTGAATGATATCCGTTTACGGATGGGATTTTAA
- a CDS encoding class I SAM-dependent DNA methyltransferase translates to MTTQEIVSKLWNLCNVLRDDGITYHQYVTELTYILFLKMAKETGAEVQIPEAYRWDKLTSKSGIELKKFYKELLAHLGEECTGRVSEIYQGAATNIDEPKNLEKIITTIDGLDWFSAREEGLGNLYEGLLEKNANEKKSGAGQYFTPRVLIDVMTKLIKPQPGERCNDPACGTFGFMISASQYVRSKTDDFFDLDADTAKFEREEAFTGCELVHDTHRLALMNAMLHDIEGKILLGDTLSSAGMNMKDYDVVLTNPPFGTKKGGERATRDDFTFPTSNKQLNFLQHIYRSLKTNGKARAAVVLPDNVLFADGDGERIRLDLMDKCNLHTILRLPTGIFYAQGVKTNVLFFTRGKSDKHNTKEVWIYDLRNDMPSFGKTNPLKAEHFDDFVECYADGDLSKRKETYSEENPNGRWRKFTIEDILARDKTSLDITWMKAKSDVDDYTLADLLDMIKEKSNSIAKAVAELEHLIGEVEE, encoded by the coding sequence ATGACAACACAAGAAATAGTTTCAAAGCTTTGGAATCTCTGTAATGTACTCAGAGATGATGGGATTACATATCATCAGTATGTAACCGAATTGACATATATTTTATTTCTGAAAATGGCAAAGGAAACAGGGGCCGAGGTACAGATTCCGGAAGCTTATCGGTGGGACAAGCTTACATCTAAAAGCGGTATAGAATTAAAAAAATTCTATAAAGAATTACTCGCTCATTTGGGGGAAGAATGTACCGGGCGTGTAAGTGAAATTTATCAGGGGGCGGCAACAAATATTGATGAGCCGAAGAATCTTGAAAAAATTATTACGACTATCGACGGATTAGACTGGTTCTCTGCCAGAGAGGAAGGGCTTGGAAATCTTTATGAAGGACTCTTGGAGAAGAATGCGAATGAGAAAAAATCTGGTGCAGGTCAATATTTTACACCGCGTGTATTGATTGATGTTATGACAAAACTTATAAAACCTCAGCCGGGAGAGAGGTGTAATGATCCGGCTTGCGGTACATTTGGGTTTATGATTTCGGCAAGCCAGTATGTTCGTTCAAAGACGGATGATTTCTTTGATTTGGATGCAGATACAGCTAAATTTGAAAGAGAAGAAGCTTTTACCGGTTGTGAATTAGTGCATGATACCCATCGATTGGCATTGATGAATGCAATGTTGCATGATATCGAAGGAAAAATTCTCCTTGGAGATACGTTATCCAGTGCGGGTATGAACATGAAAGATTATGATGTTGTACTAACGAATCCACCGTTTGGAACAAAAAAAGGTGGTGAACGTGCAACACGTGATGACTTCACATTTCCTACAAGTAACAAACAGCTGAATTTCCTTCAGCATATTTACCGTAGCTTAAAAACAAATGGTAAAGCACGTGCGGCAGTGGTTCTTCCGGATAATGTTCTCTTTGCAGATGGTGATGGAGAACGAATTCGCCTTGACTTAATGGATAAATGTAATTTACATACGATTCTTCGTTTGCCGACAGGCATCTTCTATGCTCAGGGAGTTAAAACCAATGTGTTATTCTTTACTCGTGGAAAATCGGACAAGCATAATACAAAAGAAGTTTGGATTTATGATTTGAGAAATGATATGCCTTCCTTCGGTAAGACGAATCCATTAAAGGCAGAGCATTTTGATGATTTTGTGGAATGTTATGCAGATGGTGATTTGAGCAAGCGTAAAGAAACGTATAGCGAAGAAAATCCAAACGGAAGATGGCGCAAGTTTACGATTGAAGACATTTTGGCTCGTGATAAGACAAGCTTGGATATTACGTGGATGAAAGCAAAATCAGACGTTGATGATTATACATTAGCAGATTTGCTGGATATGATTAAAGAAAAATCGAATAGTATCGCAAAAGCAGTTGCGGAACTGGAACATTTAATAGGAGAGGTGGAAGAATAA
- a CDS encoding Fic family protein, with amino-acid sequence MYISVKEAAEKWNLSDRRVRMLCSEGKIPGVIRDGRSWKIPETAKKPEDGRYKTAESLLTIIDNKKRELDSKRPLTQGEIERLTEEFVVEYTYNSNAIEGNTLTLRETDMVLRGLTIDKKPLKDHMEAVGHKEAFDFVRDLVKDNVPISESIIKQIHYLVLADKKEDRGVYRRVPVRIMGAKHEPVQPYMIQPQMEKLLEQYHKSTEHIIPKLARFHIEFEGIHPFIDGNGRTGRLLVNLELMKAGYPLIDIKFTDRIAYYNAFDEYHGKHNLGAMEKLFAGYLKERLDGYLAMLQE; translated from the coding sequence ATGTATATTAGTGTAAAAGAAGCGGCGGAAAAATGGAATTTATCCGACCGGCGAGTTCGTATGTTATGTTCCGAAGGGAAAATTCCGGGCGTAATTCGAGACGGACGCAGCTGGAAAATTCCGGAAACTGCAAAGAAACCGGAGGACGGACGTTACAAGACGGCAGAAAGTCTATTGACGATTATAGATAATAAGAAAAGAGAATTAGATTCCAAAAGGCCGCTGACACAAGGGGAAATAGAACGGCTTACAGAGGAATTTGTTGTTGAGTATACATATAACTCCAATGCGATTGAAGGAAATACCCTGACTTTGAGAGAAACGGATATGGTTTTACGGGGACTGACGATTGATAAGAAACCTTTAAAAGATCATATGGAAGCGGTTGGACACAAAGAAGCATTTGACTTTGTGAGAGATTTGGTAAAGGATAATGTTCCGATTTCCGAGAGCATTATTAAACAAATCCACTATTTGGTGCTGGCGGATAAAAAGGAAGATAGAGGTGTATACCGTAGAGTTCCGGTGAGAATCATGGGGGCGAAGCATGAGCCGGTGCAGCCTTATATGATACAACCACAGATGGAAAAATTATTGGAACAATATCATAAGAGTACGGAGCATATTATTCCGAAACTGGCGAGATTCCACATTGAATTTGAGGGTATACATCCTTTCATCGACGGAAACGGCCGCACGGGACGTTTGCTCGTGAATTTGGAATTGATGAAAGCAGGGTATCCGCTGATTGATATTAAATTTACGGATCGGATTGCGTATTATAATGCCTTTGATGAATATCATGGGAAGCATAATCTAGGGGCGATGGAGAAGTTGTTTGCAGGATATTTGAAGGAACGATTGGATGGGTATCTTGCAATGTTGCAGGAATAG
- a CDS encoding transposase, which produces MHKQDYYNEFFEIGQQKINFSFFELSLPDDDPVYTLKKVMEELDFSGLLARYSDKGRTGFNPIMLYSVVTYANMRGVRAVDRIVELCQRDLAFIGWSKHRSLREMFFMTLKEKTDGRSPG; this is translated from the coding sequence ATGCACAAACAAGATTATTATAACGAATTTTTTGAGATTGGGCAACAGAAAATTAACTTCAGTTTCTTCGAATTGAGTTTACCCGATGATGATCCAGTCTATACCCTGAAAAAAGTAATGGAGGAATTAGATTTTTCGGGCCTTCTGGCCCGTTATTCAGATAAGGGAAGAACCGGGTTTAATCCAATTATGCTGTATTCTGTTGTTACTTATGCAAACATGCGTGGGGTCAGGGCGGTTGACCGAATCGTAGAACTGTGCCAGAGGGATCTTGCCTTTATCGGCTGGTCAAAGCACAGAAGCCTCAGAGAGATGTTTTTTATGACTTTAAAGGAAAAAACTGACGGGCGAAGTCCTGGATGA
- a CDS encoding sugar phosphate isomerase/epimerase family protein codes for MKIGFNEATALKCEGQSLMADLEMCEKYGFDYFEIRYDCIAKYIQEGHTLEELGEWFKNHNIKPWAYNTLEFFNQLDPFQTLAMDWHLDWIKEVCEAIGMKMLIAVPSFNVGLDKSVSDIKKEAAARLRYIAEKMGPDIRVSLEFCGVPTCSVNQFQTAYDVVEEVGLPNVGVTLDTFHFHEMGSSLEALKKADPKKIFVYHLNDCEDLPIGSCGDDKRLWPGEGVVDHAGIAAALNEIGFDGVCTIEEFRPEYYAMNHEENIKKAAEVTKEFVAKYFA; via the coding sequence ATGAAAATTGGATTTAATGAAGCAACTGCACTGAAATGTGAAGGACAGTCTCTGATGGCAGACCTGGAGATGTGTGAGAAATACGGATTTGACTATTTTGAAATCCGCTATGACTGCATCGCAAAATACATTCAGGAAGGCCACACACTGGAAGAACTGGGAGAATGGTTTAAAAACCATAACATCAAACCATGGGCTTACAATACACTGGAATTCTTTAATCAGCTGGATCCATTCCAGACTCTGGCCATGGACTGGCACCTTGACTGGATCAAGGAAGTGTGTGAAGCAATCGGGATGAAGATGCTGATCGCCGTTCCGTCTTTCAACGTGGGACTTGACAAAAGCGTAAGCGATATCAAGAAAGAAGCAGCAGCAAGACTGCGTTACATAGCTGAAAAAATGGGTCCGGACATCCGCGTATCTCTGGAGTTCTGCGGCGTGCCGACATGTTCTGTGAATCAGTTCCAGACAGCATACGATGTGGTTGAGGAAGTGGGACTTCCTAACGTAGGTGTTACACTGGATACCTTCCATTTCCATGAGATGGGATCCAGCCTGGAAGCGCTGAAAAAAGCTGACCCGAAGAAGATCTTCGTATACCACTTAAATGACTGTGAAGACCTGCCGATCGGATCCTGCGGCGATGACAAACGTCTGTGGCCGGGTGAAGGTGTTGTGGATCACGCAGGAATTGCAGCAGCTTTAAATGAAATCGGATTTGACGGCGTATGTACAATCGAAGAATTCCGTCCGGAGTACTACGCAATGAATCATGAGGAGAACATTAAGAAAGCGGCTGAAGTGACAAAGGAATTTGTTGCAAAATACTTCGCATAA
- the hsdR gene encoding type I restriction-modification system endonuclease codes for MASNFKFLESDFPILANFGGLAEQYCYTDPNSCLMKLGMIGETIVNLMFTYDKIPLPYDNSAVNRINVLSSEGLLTKDLIDILHALRKVRNKAVHENYAKESDCPIFLQMAHSLSEWFMQTYGDWNYQHQDFVMPVKDEEKNKKIVVLDKAKEEEQEEALTKAAIACAEQAEKVDKKERQKQAGKMASQRQKSEAETRYMIDEQLRQVGWEANTQEIRYSKGTRPTKGRNMAIAEWPTDSTVSKKGYADYALFVGTKFVGIIEAKAEHKDIPSVIDYQGKDYPRNIREGDAAYQLGTWGEYKVPFTFATNGRPYLEQFKTKSGIWFLDLREPSNAPKALHGWISPDGIMEQLEKDIQGGNTALQSMSYDLLTDKDGLNLREYQVKAIKAAEQAVIAGQREILLAMATGTGKTRTVLGMIYRFLKTNRFKRILFLVDRTSLGEQASDVFKEVKLEELMTLDEIYNIKGLDEKTVDKETRIQVATVQSMVKRILYNEGDVMPAVTDFDLIIIDEAHRGYILDKEMGDTEVLYRDQREYQSKYRSVVEYFDAVKIALTATPALQTTEIFGKPVFQYTYREAVIEGYLVDHDAPHHLETKLSTGGIHYKSGDTVTLYDPVTQEITNSELLEDELDFDIENFNRQVITENFNRTVLAEIARDIDPENPEEQGKSLIYAVDDSHADMIVSILKEIYSETGVDNDAIKKITGSVGGGNPKKVAEAIKLFKNERFPSIAVTVDLLTTGIDVPEITTLVFMRRVKSRILFEQMLGRATRLCPKIHKTHFEIYDPVGVYDSLEPVNTMKPVVVNPTTSFTQLLDGLEAVDTEEVVQAQVNQIIAKLQRKKRQMDERTMEQFISMTGGMDPTQFIVEIEKQKPAEAKNRLLAYRKMFEYIQETKANGDRAIVISEEEDVLTGHTRGYGSADKPEDYLDAFSKYVNTHMNEIAALNIVCTRPKDLTRETLKSLRLTLDREGFTTQQLNTAISELTNEEIAADIISLIRRYAIGSALISHEARIRRAVDKLKKAHDFSKQEMSWIGRMEKYLMEESVLNVQVFDEDSRFKSNGGFAKINKVFQNKLESIILELNEYLYDDGGRVA; via the coding sequence ATGGCTTCCAATTTTAAATTTTTGGAATCGGATTTTCCGATTCTTGCCAATTTTGGTGGTTTGGCAGAACAGTATTGTTATACCGATCCGAATTCATGTTTGATGAAATTAGGTATGATTGGAGAAACAATCGTTAATCTTATGTTTACATATGATAAGATTCCTCTGCCTTATGACAATTCAGCAGTGAATCGAATCAATGTTTTATCCTCGGAGGGTCTTCTGACAAAAGATTTGATTGATATTTTACATGCGCTTCGTAAAGTGAGAAATAAGGCGGTTCATGAGAATTATGCAAAAGAGTCAGATTGCCCAATCTTTTTACAGATGGCACATAGTTTATCGGAATGGTTTATGCAGACCTATGGTGATTGGAATTATCAGCATCAGGATTTTGTTATGCCTGTAAAAGATGAAGAGAAGAACAAGAAAATTGTTGTTTTGGATAAAGCGAAGGAAGAAGAACAGGAAGAGGCGCTTACCAAAGCGGCCATTGCTTGCGCAGAGCAGGCTGAAAAGGTAGATAAGAAGGAACGGCAGAAACAAGCGGGCAAAATGGCGAGTCAGCGCCAGAAATCAGAAGCTGAAACTCGGTATATGATTGACGAGCAGTTACGTCAGGTTGGTTGGGAAGCGAATACACAGGAAATTCGATATTCAAAAGGTACTAGACCAACGAAAGGACGTAATATGGCGATTGCTGAATGGCCAACAGATTCTACGGTAAGCAAGAAAGGATATGCGGATTATGCGTTGTTCGTAGGAACAAAATTTGTTGGTATTATTGAAGCAAAAGCAGAGCATAAAGATATTCCGTCTGTAATTGACTATCAGGGAAAAGATTATCCGAGAAATATCCGTGAAGGAGATGCGGCGTATCAATTAGGGACTTGGGGAGAATATAAAGTTCCATTTACCTTTGCAACAAACGGGCGCCCATACCTTGAACAGTTTAAAACAAAATCCGGCATTTGGTTTTTGGATTTGAGAGAGCCTTCTAATGCGCCGAAGGCTTTACATGGATGGATTAGTCCGGATGGTATCATGGAGCAATTGGAAAAGGATATTCAGGGCGGAAATACTGCATTACAGTCTATGTCATATGACTTGTTGACGGATAAGGATGGTTTGAATCTGCGAGAATATCAGGTAAAAGCAATTAAGGCAGCGGAGCAAGCGGTAATTGCGGGGCAAAGAGAAATTCTGCTAGCTATGGCAACCGGAACGGGAAAAACACGTACAGTGCTGGGTATGATTTATCGTTTCCTAAAAACGAATCGTTTTAAACGGATCTTGTTCCTTGTGGATAGAACTTCCTTAGGAGAACAGGCTTCGGATGTATTTAAAGAGGTAAAACTTGAGGAATTGATGACCTTAGACGAAATTTATAACATTAAGGGATTAGATGAGAAGACGGTTGATAAGGAAACTCGTATCCAAGTTGCGACTGTTCAAAGTATGGTAAAACGCATTCTTTATAACGAAGGAGACGTTATGCCGGCTGTAACAGACTTTGATTTGATCATTATAGACGAGGCGCACCGTGGCTACATCCTTGACAAAGAAATGGGTGATACAGAAGTGCTGTATCGAGATCAGAGAGAATATCAAAGTAAATATCGAAGTGTCGTTGAATATTTTGATGCAGTAAAAATTGCACTGACTGCAACTCCAGCATTACAAACTACAGAGATATTTGGAAAACCGGTATTTCAATATACGTACCGCGAAGCCGTAATAGAAGGATACCTTGTAGACCATGATGCGCCACATCATTTGGAAACAAAACTTAGCACAGGAGGCATTCATTATAAATCTGGTGATACAGTAACACTCTACGATCCCGTCACCCAAGAAATTACAAATAGTGAATTGTTAGAGGATGAGCTTGATTTTGATATCGAAAATTTCAATAGGCAGGTCATTACGGAGAACTTTAATAGAACTGTATTGGCTGAGATTGCAAGAGATATAGATCCTGAAAATCCAGAAGAGCAGGGGAAGTCACTTATATATGCAGTAGATGATTCGCATGCAGACATGATTGTTTCAATTCTGAAAGAGATTTATTCGGAGACAGGTGTTGATAACGATGCAATCAAAAAAATAACGGGGAGCGTTGGAGGAGGAAATCCGAAAAAAGTAGCAGAAGCAATTAAACTCTTTAAAAATGAGCGTTTTCCAAGTATTGCAGTTACAGTTGATTTGCTTACAACAGGTATCGATGTACCGGAAATTACTACGTTAGTGTTTATGCGAAGAGTAAAATCTCGTATTCTTTTCGAGCAGATGCTGGGGCGAGCAACCAGACTATGTCCGAAGATTCATAAAACACACTTTGAGATTTATGATCCGGTGGGAGTTTATGATTCTTTGGAACCAGTAAACACTATGAAGCCGGTTGTAGTGAATCCGACAACAAGCTTTACACAGCTTTTGGACGGTTTGGAAGCAGTTGACACAGAAGAAGTGGTGCAAGCTCAAGTTAATCAGATTATTGCAAAATTACAACGTAAAAAACGACAGATGGATGAGCGAACGATGGAACAGTTCATTAGCATGACAGGAGGTATGGATCCAACACAATTTATTGTTGAGATCGAAAAGCAAAAACCTGCCGAGGCTAAAAATCGTTTGCTTGCATATCGGAAAATGTTTGAATATATCCAAGAGACAAAGGCAAATGGAGATAGAGCAATTGTTATTTCTGAGGAAGAAGATGTGTTAACCGGACACACGAGAGGATATGGAAGCGCTGATAAGCCGGAAGATTATCTGGACGCATTTTCGAAATATGTAAATACACATATGAATGAAATTGCGGCACTAAATATTGTTTGCACAAGGCCAAAAGATTTGACAAGAGAAACATTAAAGTCGCTGCGCCTAACTCTCGATAGAGAAGGATTTACGACACAACAGTTGAATACCGCAATATCAGAGTTGACCAATGAAGAAATCGCTGCTGATATTATCAGTCTTATTCGTAGATATGCTATTGGTTCTGCATTGATTAGTCATGAGGCAAGAATTCGCAGAGCAGTAGACAAATTGAAAAAGGCACATGATTTTTCAAAACAGGAGATGAGCTGGATTGGTCGTATGGAGAAATATCTGATGGAGGAATCTGTGCTCAATGTTCAGGTGTTTGATGAAGACAGTCGATTTAAGAGCAATGGTGGATTTGCAAAAATAAACAAAGTTTTCCAAAACAAATTGGAAAGTATCATACTAGAATTAAATGAATATCTTTACGATGACGGAGGTAGAGTTGCATAA
- a CDS encoding SEC-C metal-binding domain-containing protein: MTKEQMNLFRKACEAPQDISINEVVDSMQLCRYWLGSFEEDTDRFCVFEEIKEIFREIDDEKFRAEQYKKGWMMKCVHFFMEYYGVAPVEVIYELYKLQVKDTIEDMIDMLWEMPIDIVESCIFPLDKLGLTNWPKDDPIYSPRGILIHLPIFEEEGELERLLREQGDKEFYIPSVQHIEEICMNGYETSSLAYKKLEAFFRKKLNMSYEHAVTWCFQVWANSYEGESPGDVISKMSETGTVFQSEKQMDDFIGLLMEAHNNTRMKENRGHKPNELVRKEFSGGMPTIVPGSSHVAEMLRDAMPQLNEMGFSVDLDENADVATTLIYPKGRKDKPVRVEKKIYPNDPCPCGSGKKYKKCCGRK; this comes from the coding sequence TTGACAAAGGAGCAAATGAACCTGTTTCGAAAAGCCTGCGAAGCACCACAAGACATTTCCATAAATGAAGTAGTGGACAGTATGCAACTATGTAGGTACTGGTTAGGTTCTTTTGAGGAAGATACCGATAGATTTTGTGTTTTTGAAGAAATTAAAGAAATCTTTCGAGAGATTGATGATGAGAAGTTTCGAGCAGAACAGTATAAAAAAGGTTGGATGATGAAATGCGTGCATTTCTTCATGGAATATTATGGAGTTGCTCCGGTAGAGGTTATATATGAACTGTATAAATTGCAGGTGAAGGATACGATAGAGGACATGATTGATATGTTGTGGGAGATGCCGATAGATATTGTAGAGTCCTGTATTTTTCCTCTGGATAAGTTAGGGCTGACAAATTGGCCAAAGGACGATCCGATTTATTCACCTAGAGGGATATTGATCCATTTGCCAATATTTGAAGAGGAAGGAGAGCTTGAGCGTTTATTAAGAGAACAAGGAGATAAAGAATTCTACATTCCTTCCGTGCAGCATATAGAAGAAATCTGTATGAATGGGTATGAGACTAGTTCATTAGCCTATAAAAAGTTGGAAGCCTTTTTTAGAAAAAAATTGAATATGTCATATGAACATGCTGTTACCTGGTGTTTTCAGGTATGGGCAAATAGTTATGAGGGGGAATCTCCAGGGGACGTAATCTCGAAAATGTCAGAAACAGGTACCGTATTTCAGAGCGAGAAACAAATGGATGATTTCATAGGATTGCTGATGGAAGCCCATAACAATACACGAATGAAGGAAAATAGAGGGCATAAGCCAAATGAATTGGTGAGAAAAGAATTTTCCGGTGGTATGCCTACCATTGTGCCGGGAAGTTCTCATGTAGCGGAAATGCTAAGAGATGCGATGCCTCAATTAAATGAAATGGGATTTTCGGTTGATTTGGATGAAAATGCAGATGTTGCGACTACATTAATCTATCCGAAGGGCAGAAAAGATAAACCGGTAAGAGTTGAAAAAAAGATTTATCCCAATGATCCGTGTCCATGTGGTTCCGGTAAGAAATACAAGAAATGTTGTGGGCGAAAATAA
- a CDS encoding transposase, producing the protein MTADSGYCSEKNLLYLKEKGIKSYIKLQDHEKWKTRAYKEDIGKYYNMTYTVFEDEHYYICHDGRELRHIRTESKEQEGYTQTVEVYGCADCSGCAHKPDCLYRYNAEKNPDRNKVMKINERWEDLREESNTNIQSEEGIRKRQTRSIKTYRCNKRGVCVKVLYVVK; encoded by the coding sequence GTGACTGCTGACAGTGGCTACTGCAGTGAGAAGAACCTGCTGTATCTAAAAGAGAAGGGGATCAAAAGCTATATCAAACTCCAGGACCATGAAAAGTGGAAGACCCGTGCGTATAAAGAAGACATCGGAAAGTATTACAACATGACCTACACAGTTTTTGAAGATGAGCACTATTACATCTGCCATGACGGGAGGGAACTGCGGCATATTCGGACGGAAAGCAAAGAACAGGAAGGCTACACGCAGACCGTCGAAGTATATGGCTGTGCGGACTGCAGCGGATGTGCGCATAAACCGGATTGTCTTTATAGATACAATGCTGAAAAAAACCCAGACCGGAATAAGGTCATGAAGATCAATGAGAGGTGGGAAGACCTGCGGGAAGAGTCCAACACAAACATCCAAAGCGAAGAAGGGATACGGAAGCGGCAGACACGTTCCATCAAAACATATAGATGTAACAAAAGAGGAGTTTGTGTGAAGGTTTTGTATGTGGTGAAATAA
- a CDS encoding IS1182 family transposase, translated as MRLYYNEFFDLGQQKIQFSLYQLGLPSGDPVHTLKKVLEELNYESLLAQYSTKGRRGYNPIMIFAVLIYANMRGVRAVDRIVELCQRDLAFIWLTKGGKPGRDVFYDFIKDRLTGQVLEDLHYQFIRRLQKEGLITLEALFIDGTKIKANANRYTFVWRGSINYHLARLLDTIDALYNRFNRFLSDSGYGKKYKIPEAHMFVVEGMERVRKVIEENRKRKLTKHSKLPNNTVIEIDRCSPLELLQMQTALTEAARAEGITFQSGKGKHKSEIQQLHEELEACGERLLTYKNNYETMGSDRNSYSKTDVEATFMRMKDDHMMNGQLKPAYNVQIAVENYFIIHTYISSDRTDYNTLVPVLEKHKAAFCKYPEEATADSGYCSERNLLYLRRHGIRSYIKLQTHEKRKTRAYKEDIGKYYNMMYMVEDDTHYYRCHDGRRLDHIRTEQSRQEGYIRQTEIYGCEDCGGCEHKARCLYRYDGKRDKDKNKVMKINETWVELQADSHANIQSEKGILNRQIRSIQTEGHFGDIKENDGFRRFNYRSEEKVCREFMLYAFGRNINKYHRFLEGEIEKYEGKAEQGLA; from the coding sequence ATGAGATTATATTATAACGAATTTTTCGACTTAGGGCAACAGAAAATTCAGTTCAGCCTGTATCAGTTAGGTTTACCGTCGGGCGATCCCGTCCATACCCTAAAAAAAGTCCTGGAGGAATTAAATTACGAGAGCCTGCTGGCTCAGTATTCGACAAAAGGGAGAAGAGGCTATAACCCTATCATGATATTTGCCGTACTTATCTATGCCAACATGCGCGGTGTGCGGGCAGTTGACCGGATTGTTGAGTTATGCCAGAGAGATCTGGCTTTCATCTGGCTGACAAAGGGAGGGAAACCAGGGCGTGATGTTTTTTATGACTTCATCAAGGACAGGCTGACCGGACAGGTCCTGGAGGATCTGCACTATCAGTTTATCCGCCGCTTACAGAAGGAAGGCCTGATCACACTCGAAGCACTGTTCATCGACGGCACGAAGATCAAAGCGAATGCAAACCGCTATACATTTGTCTGGCGCGGAAGCATCAACTACCATCTGGCCAGGCTTCTGGATACCATCGATGCGCTTTATAATCGGTTCAACCGCTTTCTTTCAGACAGCGGTTACGGGAAGAAGTATAAGATACCAGAAGCCCATATGTTTGTGGTCGAAGGAATGGAGCGAGTCAGAAAAGTAATAGAAGAGAACCGGAAGCGGAAGTTGACAAAACACAGCAAACTGCCAAACAACACAGTGATTGAAATTGACCGGTGTTCGCCGCTGGAGCTGCTGCAGATGCAGACAGCCCTGACAGAGGCTGCCCGGGCAGAAGGAATTACCTTCCAGAGCGGGAAAGGAAAGCATAAATCCGAAATCCAACAGCTGCATGAGGAATTGGAAGCCTGCGGGGAACGGCTCCTAACATATAAAAACAACTACGAGACCATGGGCAGTGACCGGAACAGCTATTCAAAGACGGATGTGGAAGCCACCTTCATGCGCATGAAGGATGACCACATGATGAACGGACAGCTCAAGCCAGCATATAACGTACAGATCGCAGTGGAGAATTATTTCATCATACACACTTACATAAGCAGTGACCGGACCGATTACAATACCTTGGTACCGGTACTGGAAAAACATAAGGCGGCCTTTTGTAAATACCCGGAGGAAGCCACGGCAGACAGTGGCTACTGCAGTGAAAGGAACCTGCTGTATCTCCGGAGGCATGGGATCAGGAGCTATATAAAACTGCAGACACATGAAAAAAGGAAGACGCGTGCCTACAAAGAGGATATCGGGAAGTATTACAACATGATGTATATGGTGGAGGACGACACGCATTACTACCGGTGCCACGACGGAAGACGTCTGGACCATATCCGGACGGAGCAGAGCCGGCAGGAAGGTTATATACGGCAGACGGAAATCTATGGATGTGAGGACTGCGGAGGCTGTGAACACAAAGCCCGGTGCCTGTACAGATATGATGGAAAACGGGATAAAGACAAAAACAAGGTCATGAAGATAAATGAAACGTGGGTGGAGCTGCAGGCAGATTCACACGCGAACATACAGAGTGAAAAGGGAATCCTGAACCGACAGATCCGTTCGATACAGACAGAAGGACATTTCGGAGACATCAAGGAGAACGACGGGTTCCGGAGGTTCAATTACCGCTCGGAAGAAAAGGTCTGCAGGGAGTTCATGCTGTATGCATTCGGCCGGAACATAAATAAATATCACCGGTTCCTTGAGGGGGAGATCGAGAAATACGAGGGGAAAGCGGAGCAGGGCTTGGCGTAG